The DNA sequence AGTGGGAGAAGCTCAAAATGGTAAAGAAGCTATTGAACTATTTGATAAGTATGATCCGGATATCTTAATTACAGATATAAAAATGCCTATTATAGATGGATTGGAACTTATACGCATTTTGCAAAAAAAGAAAAGAACATTAAAATCTATTATCTTAACACACTATGATGATTTTGCATATGCCCATCAAGCCATCAGCCTTGGTGCTTCTGAATATTTGTTAAAACACAATATTTGTTCGGAAGAACTTCTTAAAGTACTAAATAAAGCAGCTCTTGAGATTAATGCACTTCATCATGATGAAAATACCAAGAGGGAATATCCAAATAATGATTATGAGGAAAACACACTTAACTATCTTTTAGAGAAAGCGTATTTATCTAATATAAGTAAGAAAAACTATAAAGAACTAATAGATCTTAACAATATAATGATTAAGCATCCTTATTTTTTTATTGCCTTTGGTCAAGTAGAATATGACGATGAGTCTGAAATCAACATAAAGGATAACCTGCTTATCAAAAACTTATCAAAATCACTTTTTCCAAAAGAAAAAATTATTTATTCGGATATTATTACAGAACAGCATTTAATTTTGCTATTTAACGTTGACTTTTTAACACAGGATATAATAGCAGAGCAGGAAGACTGTATTAGGGCGCTACGAAGAAATCTAAAACAGTTTTTTGGCCTTAATATTGCTTTTGGAATAAGCAGCATCAGTACTGAATTGTTAGATATTCCTAGATTGTTAAATGAAGGAAAAAGTGCATCGGAGAGATATTTTTTTAATAGTAGTCAAAAAGTGCTTTTTTATGAGTATTTAGAAAAAGTAAGAACCATTGTTTTTAGGATAGCGCATAAAAGAATTGTAGAATATGTAAATACTTATGATTATATTAAACTTCATGAATATGTCGATGAAGTTTTTATAAATATATATGAATCATATGATATTAACTGTGTGAAAAAAGTCTTTGTTGATCTCATTAATATTGCGAGGGTTTTAAATTATGAAAGAAATAAAGACCCTGAATTATATCTGAATGATACAAAATTTGATTACAATAACTTTAATAAACTTGAAAATTTTGAGTCGGTTAAAAAGTATGTGCATGATGTATATGAACTCTTGATTGGGGCAAATGAAAATAGAAAAAAAACCTATTCTTACGTTATTGCTAAAAGTATTAAATACATACGGAATAATTATATGCGGAATATTTCATTAGAGGAAGTTGCAGACTATGTAGAAATTAGTAAAAGCTATTTCAGCCTATTGTTTAAGCAGGAGACAGGTATTAATTTTTCTACCTTTTTATCAAATTACAGAGTAGAACAATCTAAAAAATATATTTTAGAAAGCAGCTGCAAAATATATGAGATTGCAGAAAAAGTTGGGTTTGATAACCCCTATTATTTTAGCAGGGTATTTAGAGATAGAGTAGGTATGTCCTGTAAGGAATTTAAAAACCAACATTAGTGTACGCATAGAGGAAGAAGAGGCTAAAAAGAAACAGCCTCTTCTTCTTTTTTTGAGGTTTTTAAGTGTATGGCATCATCTTCTTTGAGGTTGGCAGGTAATTTGATGGTAACAATTGTTCCGGCATTTTTGATACTAGATAAGCCTAATCCGAAGGCGCTTCCACAGTAAAACTTAATGCGTTCATCAATATTTTTGATACCAATCTCGTTGTATTTTTTGTCGGAGGACTTTCCTTTGCGGGCATTTTCAAGCTGTTCTTCTGTCATGCCTACACCATTATCTTTTACTGTGAGAAAAAGGTACTCTTTATCTAAGTGCGCACTAATAGTAATAAGCCCCTGAGTATCGAGGTCTTCAAGTCCATGGAAAATAGAATTTTCTACAATAGGCTGTAATATAAATTTGATGGTATAACAGTTTAAAAGTTCGTTTGGAATATCGTAAATCACATCAAACATATCACCATATCTGTATTTTTGTATATATAAATAAGCTTTTACATTATCAAGTTCTTCATCTAATCGTACGACTTCACCTTTTCTTGAAAAATTATATTTTAACAAATTAATGATACAAGTAACCATTGTACTAATCGTCTTGATATTGTGAAAGGTTGCCAGCCATCTGATAGAATCCAGTGTATTGTATAAAAAGTGAGGATTGATTTGAGCTTGAAGTATTTGAAACTCCATATTAGATTTTTGCTGTTCTACTTCGATGGCTTTATTAATAAAGTAGTTGAGTTTTTTCAACATATTATTAAAGGCTAAAGCAAGAGCACCTAGTTCGTCATTGCTGCGTACTTTTACAGGGACAGAAAGGTTACCCGCTTCGACTAAGTGCATGGTATTTGCAAGTTCAATAATGGGTTTAGTAATTGCATAGGACAGGGCATAGGCTGAAAATAAGCTGAGAAATAGGAATATAGCAGCTGTCTTAAACATGAGGTGCAGTATATTTTTGCTATCTTCAAGTATTTTGTCCATGGGGTGAATCCCTATGAGCGTCCAATTAGTATGTTTGATAGTATTTGAAACAATGATACTGCGTTTTTTAAAAAAGTGACCGGTTATTTTTAAATCTTTATGCTGAAGCAGATCAGGATATTCGATAAGTACATCATCAAGAATTACATTATAAGGGTAGGTAAAAAGTGTTTCACCAGCTTCATTAACAATCAGTAATTTCTGAGGATTGGCTACAGAAACGGTAGTTATAAGGTCTCGCAAAGAGTCGTAATTAATATCAATAATAAGTGTTCCGTAATTTCTTTCTACTCTATAATCATAAATTTTTCGAACATAGGTCAGTACTTTCATTGTTGAAGAAATATGATAATCACGAGAATAGGATTTTGTGAATAAATCGTAGACATCCTTTTCTTGCAGTAGATGATTATACTTTTGTTTTAATAAATCTTCGTTAATGGCCCAGTCGCTTGTATAAACTTTACCGTTATTTCCTAAGATATACACGCCTTTAATATACTCCTGAACTGTCACTGTATTTTTTAATATGGTATTGATATATTCTTTATCGTCATTATATTGGGATAATTTGTTTCGGATTTCTTCATCATTTGAAAGAAGTGTGGCTGTATTATCAATAGAAGTTAGTAAAAACTCAAGATTGTACTTGGTTCTGTTGGATATTTCCAAAGTATAGTCTACCTTGTTTTCTTGTAGTTTTAGGTAAAATAAAGAATAGACTAGGTAAGTAATCATACTGGTAAATAATATGGCAAATATACAATACTGAATAAATAATTTACTGCGCAGTGATAAATTTTTGTACATGCTGTATTTCACCCTCGATCTATTAATGAGTTTTATTAAGTTTACCATATAAAAAATTGGATGTCTTTAGAGTATTTGTATAATTTTTACATTTAATGCGATGAACTATACTCTTTTTAGAATAATAGCAAAAATTATTTAAAAATCATTAAAATGTTGTTATGCATAAAAATATTTTAATAATTTTTAAAAAAAATAGTTGTTAATATAGATAATATTTATAAAATTAGGAACATTATTCATTTTAAATTCACATATAAGATGCTAAAATTAAGGAGTAATTTGTATAAAATATACAAATTACATAGCGAAGAGAGAAGAGCGTTTTGTCTTGCAAATCTATATTTTAGGAGGGGAAGGTAATGAGAAACACAAAAAAGTTTAAAATTCTAATTTCTGTGCTGGGTATTATAGCAATGACGGTAGGCATAGTAGGCTGTGGTAAGTCGGAGCCTGCATCAAGTCAGGGGGGAGCTGCTGGAGGAGGGCCAAAGGTTGAATCACCAGCCAAAGGATTTAGCTGGGATATGGCTAAAGGTGCGACTGTTGAAGTTATGTTTAATCAACATACTTATGCAGATGCAATCATACAGAAAATTCCTGAGTTTGAACAGTTAACAGGCATTAAAGTTACATATGCACTAACACCGGAAGAAAACTATTTTGATAAAGTAACGACAGCACTTAACTCACGTTCGGGTAAACCGGATCTATTTATGTCAGGCGCTTATCAGATATGGGAATATGCACCTGCGGGATATGTTGCAGACTTAACGCCATTTCTGGAAGACCCTAACTTAACAGAAGCAAGCTATGATTTTGGTGATTTCTTCCCTAAAATTGTTGATGGCCTAAAATGGGATTTGGTTCCAGGGCACAAGGTAGGGGAAGGGCCACAGTGGGCGCTGCCTATTGGCTTTGAAACTAATAACCTTGCTTATAACAAGAGAATATTTGATGAAAGAGGACTTAAACCTCCTAAGACGATGGAAGAATTATTAGTTTTATGTGAAAAATTAAAAGAATTTGATGGTCCAGGTACGTATCCGCTTGCTATTCGTGGCGCAAGAAACTGGGGAACCATTCATGCTGGGTATATGACGACTTTCTCTAACTACGGAGCGGTTGATTTTGCTATTGAAGATGGCAAGTTAGTTTCAAAAGTAAATTCTCCTGAAGCTATCAAAATGACTCAGATGTGGGTAGATCTTATTAAAGCGGGCGGAGCACCATCATGGTCAAGCTATACTTGGTATCAAGCTGGGGCAGATCTTGGCGCTGGTAAGGCTGCAATGTTATTTGATGCCAGCTGCAATGGTTATTTCCAAAATCCAGAAGGGGCTTCTCAAGAAGCGGGTAATCTTGCATGGGTAAGTCCTCCTCTTCCACAAGGCAAAACAGAAATCAACTCTAACCTTTGGACGTGGGCGATGGCTATGAATGAATATTCAAAAGAGAAAGTAGCTGCGTGGTTATTCTTGCAGTATTTCACAGGTAAAGAATATTCACTATGGGCTTCCATTAATGCGAGTGTCGCTGACCCTGCAAGACAATCTGTATTTAATAATCCTGATTTTAAAACTGTATTTGCTAAATCAGAAGGCTATGCACAAGCACTTGAAGAAACAGTTGGCGGCACAACTATCCAATTTACACCACAACCTCATTTCTTTGAAACAACGACAGAGTGGGCATCAGTGTTGCAAGAAATCGTTGCTGAAAAATACAGTGTTGAGCAAGGTATGAATGTGCTTAAGGAGAAGATGGATAAAATTGTAGATGATGTTGAAATAGAGTAGGAATATTAAAAGCTTGAAATGAAATAACGTTATTTAGATGAGTCACCCAGATTTTCCGAATACTACAATTTTGGTTCTTGAGGCGGTTCGCATGAGGATTTTAGGGTACTCCAGCTGCTCACTTACGCATTTCTAAAAATCTAGGCGCTTTTTTCAAATTAAAATGAGCGAAGAACTCATTTTAGTTTATGAACAGCCGCAAACTCGCTACCGACTTTAGTCGGTTGATCAATACAGTGCGAGCTAAGTACCATTTAAAAAAACCACTAAGATTTTCGGAGCGGAATGACTCCAGAGGCAGCTTCCGTACCCTAAAATCCCCATGCTAGCCTTCGAAAAAGTCAGGTGGTAATAGTTTGTGGAAAGCTTGCACCCTCATCTAAATACGTTAAAACATCAAGGATATACATAAATAAGCAATATAAAAATAGGAAACTTTGAATAGGAGGAGCTATCCTTGAACATGACGAATAACCCCCTGAATATAACAAGTAATCACAATGCACAGGTTAAATATAATAAAGTACCCTTTCTCGTTAAAGCCAGGCCTTATTTGATCATAGCCCCAGCGCTTTTATTAACTATTGGCATATTATATCCATTTGCAACAGCAATATTTTACTCATTAACGAATTTTTCTTTTAGTAAACAGACTTATAAATTTATAGGCCTTACGAACTGGATTAATATGTTGAAAGATTATGATTTTTGGCATTCGGTATGGGTAACAGCACAGTATGCAGTGGCCACAACAGGTACTGAGATGATCTTAGGGCTTGGGATAGCGCTTCTGTTAATGAAAGAAAACCGGTATACAAAAATACTGAGAATTGTCCTTATCTTTCCGCTTATGATCGCACCGGTTATTGCAACCTTAATTTGGCAGTTAATGCTTAATAATTCGGTAGGGATTTTGGAGAAATTTTTTAATCTGTTTGGGGTCTATGGACTTCCATGGGCATCTTCTCCAAAGACGGCGCTTTTAACAGCGGCGATGATAGATTGCTGGGTATACATTCCTTTTGTAATGTTACTCATGCTTGCGGGTCTGCAGTCGCTGCCTAAATCACCTTTTGAATCAGCTGAGATTGACGGCGGTTCTGCTTGGTTCACGTTTAAGACGTTAACACTGCCGATGTTAAAGCCATTTATCTATATTGCACTTATTTTTAGGCTTATGGCGTCTATGCAGGAATATGCTATTATTTTTGCACTTACAAAAGGCGGTCCAGGTAATACGCTAATGAATTTATCACTTACTGCATACAATACAGGTTTTGCATTCTTAAAGCTAGGCAGAGCACTGCCGTACATGTTATTCCTGTGGCTGGTTATTTACATTATTAGCAGCAAACTTGTTAAAGCTTGGCTGAATGTTCAAAAACAAGCAGCTGGAAATTAAGGAGGAAGACATGAATAGAGAGACTAAGCGTATTATAAAAAGTATATTATCCACTACAGTGTTGACACTTTATGCAATATTTGCGATTTTTCCATTATTTTGGTTGGTGCTTATCACCTTTAAAAGTGATGCGCAGATGTTTAATACCACATTCTTTTTTACCCCTACACTTGATAATTATAGGATAGTTATATTTCAAGGAGCCGATTATATAAAGGCTTTTATCAACAATATTATCGTAAGCGGCGGAGCAGTTTTATTATCTCTTGTCGTTGGAGTTCCCGGGGCTTATGCATTGGCTAGGTACAATTTTGCTAAAAAAGAAGATCTAGCCTTTACAATACTATCTTTTAGATTTGCACCTGAAATACTTGTTATATTACCTCTTTTTATGATTTATCAGAAGATCGGTTTGTATGATACCTATTTTGGACTGATCTGGGTGTATCAGCTCATTACACTGCCACTACTTATTTGGGTGCTTAGAGGTTATTTTGAAGATATTTCAGTTGAAGTAGAGCAGGCTGCGAACCTAGATGGTTATTCATGGGTTCAGGTGTTTTGGAAAATACTATTGCCGCTTATTAAACCGGGGCTTGTTGCTTCAGCACTTCTTGCATTTATATTTGCATGGAATAGTTTTACATTCCCACTGCTCCTTGGTGGATTTAAAATTGAAACGGTTACAGTTGCAGCACTTAGGTATATAGGTTCTGATACGGTTCATTATGGACAGATGGCAGTAGCAGCTGCGGTGGCAGCATTACCGGAAGTTGTATTAGCGCTTATTATACAAAAGCATCTGGTTCGAGGCTTAAGTTTTGGAGCTGTAAAAGGATAAGGAGATAGAGATTATGGCGAAAATTGAATTAGTTAATATAACAAAAAGATTTAATAAAGTTACGGCACTTAATAATATAGATCTAGTAGTCGAAGATAAAGAGTTTTTTGTACTGTTTGGACCTGCGGGAGCTGGTAAAACAACTATATTAAAAACAATTGCAGGGGTTGAGTTTCCGGACTTTGGTGAAGTAAGGATTGGCGGTGAAAATGTTAATCTTGTTGAACCCTCAAAGAGAAATATCTCAATGGTATTTGAAAACTATGCTTTATACCCTCACCTCACTGTATTTGATAATATTGCCTCACCGATGCGGAGTCCTTTATATAAAAAAGATGAAGAAACGATCAAAAAAGAAGTACATAGAGTCGCATCAATGATGAAAATAGATCACTTATTAGATAGACTGCCAAGTCAGGTGAGTAACGGACAGAGACAACGCACGGCTTTGGGCAGGTGTCTGGTAAGAGAACCTAATGTGTTTTTGATGGATGAACCCATTGCCCATCTTGATGCAAAGCTTAGACATTTTATGAGAGCAGAATTAAAAGAAATGCAGAATGAATTTGATACGACAACTATTTACGTAACCCATGATTATCTTGAAGCTTTAAGTTTAGGAGACAGAATAGGGATCATAAATGAAGGTGTTATCGAGCAAGTAGGAACAGGGGATGAAGTCTATTTAACACCTGCTAATGAGTTTGTAGCGAGGTTAATGGGAGATCCAGAAATTAATATTTTTGATATTGAACTTGTTCACGGAAGTAACGGGTTGTACGCGGCTATGTTGGGCCAAAAAAGAACTTGTGAGATACCAGCTGATGTTGCCGAAGTATTAAGAAATGGAAGCTATGAAAATGTAAGAATTGGACTAAGAGGCAATGATATTGAGTATAGTTTTGAGAAAGCAAATGAGGACTATATAAATGCCAGTATATATAGTGTGGAGCCAATTGGTAATAAAACCATTTTGGTGATAGAAGTAAATGGTGAACAACTAAGAGTAATAGCTCCTAATGATATAAAGGCTGAATTAGATCAAGAAATTTTTGTCCGTGTAAAGATGGATAAAGCCATGTTTTTTAATGCGGATGATTCAAGATATATTATTAGACATAACCAAAAAGAACTGTTAGAGGTGAACTGATGGCTAAACTTGTGCTGAATAATGTATATAAAAGATATGAGAATAAAAAAAGAAAAAAGAATGAACCACTTAGTCCCTATGCAGTCAACAACTTTAGTTTAGCCTGTGAAGATGGAGAATTTGTAGGTATATTAGGACCTTCAGGGTGTGGCAAAACAACTACATTGAGAATGATTGCCGGGTTAGAAGATATTTCTGGCGGAGAGATTATTATTGGAGAGACAGTTGTTAATCATGTACTCCCTAAAGATCGGGGGATAGGGCTCGCTTTTGAAGATTATGCACTTTACCCGCCGCTTTCGGTCTATGAAAATATAGCTTTTAATCTGCGTGCAAAAAAAATTGATAAAGAGATAATAAAACAAGAAATCGACCGTATTGCACCCCTCTTAAAAGTAGATGATCTTCTTCATATGAGGCCATCGAAGCTAAGCGGAGGACAAAAACAAAGAGTTAATATGGCAAGAGCTATTGTCAGGAAACCAAAGCTTCTTTTACTTGATGAACCGATGTCTCATCTTGATGGGAAGATGCGGCAGATACTAAGAACCGAGCTTAAGAGGCTGCATAATAGTATTCAATGTACTACGATTATCGTTACCCATGATCAATTAGAAGCTATGTCTTTAGCAGATAGAATTGCTATTATGAAAGATGGAGAACTTCAGCAGTTTGGAACACCTCTTGAGGTTTATGATAATCCAGCTAATGAGTTTGTAGCGGGATTTATTGGTGAACCACCAATGAATATTATGACGGTTAAAGTGATTAAAGAAGGCAGCGGTGCATTTTTTAAATTTATGGATGCGGATATTAGTATCCCTGTGCCACAAAGATATATGGCTGCTATTTCTGATGGTATGCGAGTAAGACTAGGTGTAAGGCCTACAGATTTATTGATAGGAGATGCTGCGAGCAAAGGTTCAGAGGTTAAAATATCTGTTTTTGAAAACCTAGGTGAAGAGAGAAAAATAAGTTTCAGAGTAGGCGCAGATTTCTTAACCCTTGTAACAACTGATGAGAAGCGCTATAGACAAGGTGATCAGGTTAAACTTGAGGTGAAATCTGAAAAGACACATTTATTTGATGTTAATACGGGAGAGAAAATCGTGCCCAAGTAATATAGAATTTTGCATGAAGGGGGAAGTGCATTGAAAATAGCAATTGGCTGCGATGAAGCAGCAATTTCTTTAAAAGAAATAATAAAAGTATTATTAAATGAAATGAAACATGAAGTTAAGGACTATGGGGTTTATTCGGCAGAACCTTCTTTATATCCTGATACGGCAGTGGCCGTAGCGAGCGCTATAGCGGCCGGGATGCACGAAAGAGGCATACTACTATGCGGAACAGGTATTGGTATGGCCATAAGTGCCAATAAGGTTCCGGGTATAAGAGCTGCGGTATGTCATGATCTTTTTTCAACTCAGAGGTCTAGGCGCAGCAACGACTGTCAAATTATGACTATGGGTGCAAGGGTAATAGGTGTGGAGCTTGCAAAAGAACTTGTTAAGGTGTGGCTAGACTGCGCTTTTGTTGGAGGCAATTCAACAGCTAAGGTTAGCAAAATAATGGAATATGAACAAAAATTTATAAATGGAGGATGTTAAGATGCAAAGAATAATCAATAAACCTGACTATGTTGTTGAAGATCAATTAAAAGGATTTGTAAAAGCACATAATGACATCGTAGAAGCCACGGAGAATTCCAGGGTTCTTAAATATAAAAAAGCACCTGTAAAAGGTAAAGTTGGCATCGTTACAGGCGGAGGGTCGGGTCACGACCCAGCATTTATAGGGTATATAGGAAAGAATATGCTTGATGCTGTGGCGGTAGGAGAGATCTTTTCGTCTCCTTCAGCTAAAGCTTTCTTGGATGCATTTAAAGAAGCGGATGCTGGCGCAGGTGTAGCATGCCTTTATGGCAACTATGCCGGAGATAATATGAATGTTAAGATGGCACGGCAAATGGCCGAGATGGAAGGTATTACTGTTAAAACAGTTGTAGCAAATGATGATGTAGCTTCGGCGCCTAAGGGAGAGGTTGAAAAAAGAAGAGGCGTTGCTGGTGAAATATTAATGTGGAAAATTGGTGGCGCAAAAGCAGCGCAAGGCGGTACATTAGATGAGGTTATAGCTGCTGCACAGAAAGCTATTGATCATACAAAAAGTGTAGGGATTGGGTTAACGCCGTGTACAATTCCTTCGGTTGGTAAACCCAATTTTGAAATTAAAGAAGGCACTATGGAGGTAGGTATCGGACATCATGGGGAACCAGGTATTAGGGTAACTGACCTTGGCACTGCTGATGAAATCGCCAAAATGATGACAGATATTATATTGCCAGATACGCCTTTTGGTTTAGGGGATGATGTTGTTGTGCTGCTCTCGGGTCTTGGTGCTACACCGGTTATGGAGCAATATATTGTTTATAACAAAGTAGAAGAGATCTTAACAGAAAAAGGTATTAATATACATAGAGCTTATGTGGGTAACTACTTTACATCATTGGAGATGATGGGTGTAACATTAACGCTTATGAAGCTTGATGATGAACTTAGAGAACTCGTTGATATAGAAGTTGAAACAATGGGACTTAAACAATTTAAATGTTAAAAGAG is a window from the Cellulosilyticum sp. I15G10I2 genome containing:
- the rpiB gene encoding ribose 5-phosphate isomerase B, which codes for MKIAIGCDEAAISLKEIIKVLLNEMKHEVKDYGVYSAEPSLYPDTAVAVASAIAAGMHERGILLCGTGIGMAISANKVPGIRAAVCHDLFSTQRSRRSNDCQIMTMGARVIGVELAKELVKVWLDCAFVGGNSTAKVSKIMEYEQKFINGGC
- a CDS encoding response regulator transcription factor, which gives rise to MIKVLIAEDELLVRVGLKTTVNWEANGFMLVGEAQNGKEAIELFDKYDPDILITDIKMPIIDGLELIRILQKKKRTLKSIILTHYDDFAYAHQAISLGASEYLLKHNICSEELLKVLNKAALEINALHHDENTKREYPNNDYEENTLNYLLEKAYLSNISKKNYKELIDLNNIMIKHPYFFIAFGQVEYDDESEINIKDNLLIKNLSKSLFPKEKIIYSDIITEQHLILLFNVDFLTQDIIAEQEDCIRALRRNLKQFFGLNIAFGISSISTELLDIPRLLNEGKSASERYFFNSSQKVLFYEYLEKVRTIVFRIAHKRIVEYVNTYDYIKLHEYVDEVFINIYESYDINCVKKVFVDLINIARVLNYERNKDPELYLNDTKFDYNNFNKLENFESVKKYVHDVYELLIGANENRKKTYSYVIAKSIKYIRNNYMRNISLEEVADYVEISKSYFSLLFKQETGINFSTFLSNYRVEQSKKYILESSCKIYEIAEKVGFDNPYYFSRVFRDRVGMSCKEFKNQH
- a CDS encoding carbohydrate ABC transporter permease; translated protein: MTNNPLNITSNHNAQVKYNKVPFLVKARPYLIIAPALLLTIGILYPFATAIFYSLTNFSFSKQTYKFIGLTNWINMLKDYDFWHSVWVTAQYAVATTGTEMILGLGIALLLMKENRYTKILRIVLIFPLMIAPVIATLIWQLMLNNSVGILEKFFNLFGVYGLPWASSPKTALLTAAMIDCWVYIPFVMLLMLAGLQSLPKSPFESAEIDGGSAWFTFKTLTLPMLKPFIYIALIFRLMASMQEYAIIFALTKGGPGNTLMNLSLTAYNTGFAFLKLGRALPYMLFLWLVIYIISSKLVKAWLNVQKQAAGN
- a CDS encoding dihydroxyacetone kinase subunit DhaK, encoding MQRIINKPDYVVEDQLKGFVKAHNDIVEATENSRVLKYKKAPVKGKVGIVTGGGSGHDPAFIGYIGKNMLDAVAVGEIFSSPSAKAFLDAFKEADAGAGVACLYGNYAGDNMNVKMARQMAEMEGITVKTVVANDDVASAPKGEVEKRRGVAGEILMWKIGGAKAAQGGTLDEVIAAAQKAIDHTKSVGIGLTPCTIPSVGKPNFEIKEGTMEVGIGHHGEPGIRVTDLGTADEIAKMMTDIILPDTPFGLGDDVVVLLSGLGATPVMEQYIVYNKVEEILTEKGINIHRAYVGNYFTSLEMMGVTLTLMKLDDELRELVDIEVETMGLKQFKC
- a CDS encoding ABC transporter ATP-binding protein → MAKIELVNITKRFNKVTALNNIDLVVEDKEFFVLFGPAGAGKTTILKTIAGVEFPDFGEVRIGGENVNLVEPSKRNISMVFENYALYPHLTVFDNIASPMRSPLYKKDEETIKKEVHRVASMMKIDHLLDRLPSQVSNGQRQRTALGRCLVREPNVFLMDEPIAHLDAKLRHFMRAELKEMQNEFDTTTIYVTHDYLEALSLGDRIGIINEGVIEQVGTGDEVYLTPANEFVARLMGDPEINIFDIELVHGSNGLYAAMLGQKRTCEIPADVAEVLRNGSYENVRIGLRGNDIEYSFEKANEDYINASIYSVEPIGNKTILVIEVNGEQLRVIAPNDIKAELDQEIFVRVKMDKAMFFNADDSRYIIRHNQKELLEVN
- a CDS encoding carbohydrate ABC transporter permease, with the translated sequence MNRETKRIIKSILSTTVLTLYAIFAIFPLFWLVLITFKSDAQMFNTTFFFTPTLDNYRIVIFQGADYIKAFINNIIVSGGAVLLSLVVGVPGAYALARYNFAKKEDLAFTILSFRFAPEILVILPLFMIYQKIGLYDTYFGLIWVYQLITLPLLIWVLRGYFEDISVEVEQAANLDGYSWVQVFWKILLPLIKPGLVASALLAFIFAWNSFTFPLLLGGFKIETVTVAALRYIGSDTVHYGQMAVAAAVAALPEVVLALIIQKHLVRGLSFGAVKG
- a CDS encoding ABC transporter ATP-binding protein; the encoded protein is MAKLVLNNVYKRYENKKRKKNEPLSPYAVNNFSLACEDGEFVGILGPSGCGKTTTLRMIAGLEDISGGEIIIGETVVNHVLPKDRGIGLAFEDYALYPPLSVYENIAFNLRAKKIDKEIIKQEIDRIAPLLKVDDLLHMRPSKLSGGQKQRVNMARAIVRKPKLLLLDEPMSHLDGKMRQILRTELKRLHNSIQCTTIIVTHDQLEAMSLADRIAIMKDGELQQFGTPLEVYDNPANEFVAGFIGEPPMNIMTVKVIKEGSGAFFKFMDADISIPVPQRYMAAISDGMRVRLGVRPTDLLIGDAASKGSEVKISVFENLGEERKISFRVGADFLTLVTTDEKRYRQGDQVKLEVKSEKTHLFDVNTGEKIVPK
- a CDS encoding sensor histidine kinase, producing the protein MYKNLSLRSKLFIQYCIFAILFTSMITYLVYSLFYLKLQENKVDYTLEISNRTKYNLEFLLTSIDNTATLLSNDEEIRNKLSQYNDDKEYINTILKNTVTVQEYIKGVYILGNNGKVYTSDWAINEDLLKQKYNHLLQEKDVYDLFTKSYSRDYHISSTMKVLTYVRKIYDYRVERNYGTLIIDINYDSLRDLITTVSVANPQKLLIVNEAGETLFTYPYNVILDDVLIEYPDLLQHKDLKITGHFFKKRSIIVSNTIKHTNWTLIGIHPMDKILEDSKNILHLMFKTAAIFLFLSLFSAYALSYAITKPIIELANTMHLVEAGNLSVPVKVRSNDELGALALAFNNMLKKLNYFINKAIEVEQQKSNMEFQILQAQINPHFLYNTLDSIRWLATFHNIKTISTMVTCIINLLKYNFSRKGEVVRLDEELDNVKAYLYIQKYRYGDMFDVIYDIPNELLNCYTIKFILQPIVENSIFHGLEDLDTQGLITISAHLDKEYLFLTVKDNGVGMTEEQLENARKGKSSDKKYNEIGIKNIDERIKFYCGSAFGLGLSSIKNAGTIVTIKLPANLKEDDAIHLKTSKKEEEAVSF
- a CDS encoding ABC transporter substrate-binding protein; the encoded protein is MRNTKKFKILISVLGIIAMTVGIVGCGKSEPASSQGGAAGGGPKVESPAKGFSWDMAKGATVEVMFNQHTYADAIIQKIPEFEQLTGIKVTYALTPEENYFDKVTTALNSRSGKPDLFMSGAYQIWEYAPAGYVADLTPFLEDPNLTEASYDFGDFFPKIVDGLKWDLVPGHKVGEGPQWALPIGFETNNLAYNKRIFDERGLKPPKTMEELLVLCEKLKEFDGPGTYPLAIRGARNWGTIHAGYMTTFSNYGAVDFAIEDGKLVSKVNSPEAIKMTQMWVDLIKAGGAPSWSSYTWYQAGADLGAGKAAMLFDASCNGYFQNPEGASQEAGNLAWVSPPLPQGKTEINSNLWTWAMAMNEYSKEKVAAWLFLQYFTGKEYSLWASINASVADPARQSVFNNPDFKTVFAKSEGYAQALEETVGGTTIQFTPQPHFFETTTEWASVLQEIVAEKYSVEQGMNVLKEKMDKIVDDVEIE